A genomic window from Halorubrum trapanicum includes:
- a CDS encoding DUF429 domain-containing protein codes for MESETVAGVDWAGGAWLAVVFDDEPEPRLEPDLETLWNDGVDRMLVDVPIGLPDDPETLAKREAVDSAARSAVERPSSVFPVPSRAACRAAVAGADYETVNERNRADLDKGLSRQSYHIAPAVGEVDAFLREDEAARDRVLEAHPEVCFRGLTGRPLEHSKTTAPGVGERLDALDGHFDDPEEALGRVCRELAEAPADVADAADPTVDDAVDALGLAVVASRPADELRVLPVDANYRDSEGIPMRMAYWSAEPLA; via the coding sequence ATGGAGTCGGAAACAGTCGCGGGCGTCGACTGGGCGGGCGGCGCGTGGCTCGCGGTCGTGTTCGACGACGAACCGGAGCCCCGCCTCGAACCCGACCTCGAAACGCTGTGGAACGACGGCGTCGACCGGATGCTGGTCGACGTGCCGATCGGCCTCCCCGACGACCCGGAGACGCTGGCGAAGCGCGAGGCGGTCGACTCGGCCGCGCGATCGGCCGTCGAGCGTCCGAGCAGCGTCTTTCCCGTCCCGTCGCGGGCCGCGTGCCGGGCGGCGGTAGCAGGCGCGGACTACGAGACGGTCAACGAGCGGAACAGAGCAGATCTCGACAAGGGGCTCAGCCGGCAGTCGTACCACATCGCGCCGGCGGTCGGCGAGGTTGACGCGTTCCTCCGCGAGGACGAGGCGGCGCGCGACCGGGTGCTGGAGGCGCACCCAGAGGTGTGCTTCCGCGGTCTCACCGGGCGACCCCTAGAACACTCGAAGACGACGGCACCGGGCGTCGGCGAGCGGCTAGACGCGCTTGACGGCCACTTCGACGACCCGGAGGAGGCGTTAGGCCGGGTCTGCCGAGAACTCGCGGAGGCGCCGGCCGACGTCGCGGACGCCGCGGACCCGACCGTCGACGACGCGGTCGACGCGCTCGGGCTGGCAGTCGTCGCATCCCGCCCGGCAGACGAACTCCGAGTCCTGCCGGTGGATGCCAACTACCGCGACAGCGAGGGGATCCCGATGCGGATGGCGTACTGGAGCGCGGAGCCGCTGGCGTGA
- a CDS encoding pentapeptide repeat-containing protein, translating to MRDDAPLSEWAETAVSDQDAVVEHVPEVVALLDDDDATVRNDAVTVLSRVAKTRADAVLDALPALIERLETDDQSVIRHNSALALSRLVEDRSEECRDAIEPLVSGLTDGDSDVREKCGTALDNFGPDAADDIGDAAVRAVEDAAAGIDAENSTERNEATLALTRLALRYPEEVATRGESLCSRLDDEDNVVRYHAALCLNRIANQQPDLVVEAVEPLADRLDDPDPDVRELASEALASVSEATPGAVAETSGVLADALADSNDEVRAHAVGACRALVAEYPDVVLPAQFELVDLLADAREETRADAKKALHGLADAYPDEIGDVLASTFDEDVDTSSVGAVHGAIEAVAEDAEGASATDSEPSAGDEVADEAGEKLRELAAVMETAGAETLATFDDDMLREFLTLTDSIDPDAVSGVDGDDLAEMRETVQTALDIDGGDGREASGPATDGEVGAIETGWDEDARVDPAARPDDRCSYGRDLGEHAREQDDDVWTCHRSPREGGEYCLFHAPVEDTDDEAVRDEFLEAIQRSGRESNEFVGARFGDLNLSFDIVDGPDNYPIDLRYATVEGSINCRRAEFGQPLWFDGGRVAGGMNCNVVTFKTWASFEGTTMEHAWFGKSEFLDGVSFDDATIREEALFTGATFTDRGDFEGARFGAHAEFSRTVFDSASFEHAHAAGTLDLGHVVCDRSLKMGAIEAEDDVKIRGGRVRNLRLSDADVDGDVAASKLTVEKTIHASDARVGGTLSVSSAEVRQDVLCQDLTAGGVDFDAASVAKRFSFQRTRVTGDCAFSGVSFGDVTTFQGAEIDGDLELSLGTFEELLTLREAEVGGALEASSASVGEQADFVHLDVGDDCDLSSVTFGGTVMFFEGTIEGGLDISSSRFEGQLSLSMTVEGEFDGDVARFEDDVNVVDTSVGGPTTFSNATFGRDALFQMCELRDACAFDDAEFAEDASFAQTVVEGPASFEMITVGGVANFDGVYFESGAAFFGSTFADLTCLGTRTGDESVVDMRNCAIADGAIALPDDGDIAYDLANAELGAVELSDGLGEASDVDLFEHFRFANTSFDGFDFGNYKQELAEANWQLHTTVDDAEFVNPGRQDLIDALAVEDELDEADDELDGELFDEVDHVEMLREQTGLDRAVIEEIADAENASEMPSSETLYEMTGDEEFRETTTAADLENTYLKAKNGADQVGDRHVAAQFFVQEMKYRRAKNYQFVRDPDQDLGVRFVSAGKWLGNYLLHQSCGYGERLWRVIYASVVVVVGWSFMYATLTEGTSGDAAGLTTEGLDSLSQLATPEGMDIMVKNLYFSIVTFTTLGYGDIQPVGTLSRFLAGLESFLGALLVALVVFVLGRRVSW from the coding sequence ATGCGCGATGACGCACCGCTCTCGGAGTGGGCGGAGACGGCCGTGAGCGATCAGGACGCGGTCGTCGAACACGTTCCGGAGGTGGTGGCGCTTCTCGACGACGACGACGCAACGGTTCGAAACGACGCGGTGACGGTCCTGAGCCGGGTGGCAAAGACGCGAGCGGACGCGGTTCTGGACGCCCTTCCGGCACTGATCGAACGGCTCGAAACCGACGATCAGAGCGTGATCAGACACAACAGCGCGCTTGCGCTCAGCCGGCTCGTAGAAGACCGCTCGGAGGAGTGTCGAGACGCGATCGAACCCCTCGTCAGCGGACTCACCGACGGCGACAGCGACGTCCGCGAGAAGTGCGGGACCGCCCTCGACAACTTCGGCCCCGACGCCGCAGACGACATTGGAGACGCAGCCGTGAGAGCGGTCGAAGACGCCGCCGCCGGGATTGACGCAGAGAATTCGACCGAGCGGAACGAAGCGACGCTGGCGCTCACCCGCCTCGCACTGAGGTACCCCGAGGAAGTCGCGACCCGCGGCGAATCGCTTTGTTCCCGGCTGGACGACGAGGACAACGTGGTTAGGTACCACGCCGCGCTGTGTCTGAACCGGATCGCCAACCAGCAACCGGACTTGGTGGTCGAGGCCGTCGAGCCGCTTGCGGACCGGCTCGACGATCCGGACCCGGACGTGCGCGAACTCGCGAGCGAAGCGCTGGCGTCCGTGTCCGAAGCCACTCCAGGGGCCGTGGCCGAAACGAGCGGAGTGCTCGCTGATGCGCTCGCCGACAGTAACGACGAGGTCCGTGCCCACGCAGTCGGCGCGTGTCGTGCGCTCGTGGCCGAGTACCCCGACGTGGTGCTGCCGGCGCAGTTCGAACTCGTCGACCTGCTCGCCGACGCTCGCGAGGAGACGCGGGCGGACGCAAAGAAGGCGCTCCACGGCTTGGCCGACGCGTACCCCGACGAGATCGGCGACGTGCTCGCGAGTACCTTCGACGAGGACGTCGACACGAGCAGCGTGGGCGCCGTCCACGGAGCGATAGAGGCGGTCGCCGAGGACGCCGAAGGAGCCAGCGCGACGGACTCGGAGCCGTCGGCAGGCGACGAGGTGGCCGACGAAGCGGGCGAGAAGCTCCGGGAGCTGGCGGCGGTGATGGAGACGGCCGGGGCGGAGACGCTGGCCACGTTCGACGACGACATGCTTCGGGAGTTCCTCACGTTGACGGACTCGATCGATCCCGACGCCGTCTCGGGCGTCGACGGCGACGACCTCGCGGAGATGCGCGAGACCGTTCAGACCGCGCTCGATATCGACGGGGGAGACGGCCGCGAGGCTTCCGGCCCGGCGACGGACGGCGAGGTCGGTGCGATCGAGACGGGCTGGGACGAAGACGCGCGTGTCGACCCCGCCGCTCGCCCGGACGACCGCTGTTCGTACGGACGCGACCTCGGAGAACACGCGCGGGAGCAGGACGACGACGTCTGGACCTGTCACCGGAGCCCGCGGGAAGGCGGCGAGTACTGTCTGTTCCACGCGCCGGTCGAAGATACCGACGACGAGGCCGTTCGGGACGAGTTCCTCGAAGCGATTCAACGGTCGGGGCGGGAATCCAACGAGTTCGTCGGCGCTCGATTCGGCGATCTGAACCTCTCGTTCGACATCGTAGACGGGCCAGACAACTACCCGATCGATCTCAGGTACGCCACCGTCGAGGGGTCGATCAACTGCCGGCGGGCGGAGTTCGGGCAACCGCTCTGGTTCGACGGGGGGAGGGTCGCCGGCGGGATGAACTGTAACGTGGTGACGTTCAAGACGTGGGCGTCGTTCGAAGGGACGACCATGGAACACGCGTGGTTCGGGAAGTCGGAGTTCCTCGACGGCGTCTCCTTCGACGACGCGACCATCCGCGAAGAGGCACTGTTCACCGGGGCGACGTTCACAGATCGCGGGGACTTCGAGGGAGCGCGGTTCGGCGCCCACGCGGAGTTCTCTCGGACGGTCTTCGACTCGGCGTCGTTCGAGCACGCACATGCCGCGGGGACACTTGACCTCGGACACGTGGTCTGTGATCGCTCCCTCAAGATGGGAGCGATCGAGGCCGAAGACGACGTCAAAATACGGGGCGGTCGGGTCAGGAATCTCAGACTGTCGGACGCCGATGTCGACGGCGACGTCGCCGCGTCGAAGCTGACCGTCGAGAAGACGATCCACGCATCGGACGCACGGGTCGGTGGAACGCTGTCGGTTTCGAGCGCCGAGGTCCGGCAGGACGTACTCTGTCAGGACCTGACCGCGGGGGGCGTCGACTTCGACGCGGCCTCGGTCGCGAAGCGGTTCTCGTTCCAGCGGACGCGCGTCACCGGAGACTGTGCGTTCAGTGGGGTCTCTTTCGGGGATGTGACGACGTTCCAGGGGGCCGAAATCGACGGCGATCTGGAGCTCTCGCTCGGCACGTTCGAGGAGTTGCTGACGCTGCGGGAGGCCGAGGTCGGCGGCGCGCTCGAGGCCAGTTCCGCGTCCGTGGGCGAACAGGCCGACTTCGTCCACCTCGACGTGGGTGACGACTGCGACCTCTCCTCCGTCACGTTCGGCGGGACGGTCATGTTCTTCGAGGGAACGATCGAGGGCGGGTTGGACATCTCGTCGAGCCGCTTTGAGGGGCAGCTGTCACTCTCGATGACCGTCGAGGGCGAGTTCGACGGCGACGTCGCCCGCTTCGAGGACGACGTTAACGTCGTCGACACGTCGGTCGGGGGTCCGACGACGTTCAGCAACGCGACGTTCGGGCGAGACGCGCTCTTCCAGATGTGCGAACTGCGGGACGCGTGTGCGTTCGACGACGCGGAGTTCGCCGAAGACGCGTCGTTCGCGCAGACGGTCGTCGAGGGGCCGGCCTCCTTCGAGATGATCACGGTCGGCGGCGTGGCGAACTTCGACGGCGTGTACTTCGAGTCGGGGGCCGCGTTCTTCGGGTCGACGTTCGCCGATCTCACATGTCTGGGAACGCGGACCGGCGACGAGTCGGTCGTCGACATGCGGAACTGCGCGATCGCCGACGGGGCGATCGCGCTCCCGGACGACGGCGACATCGCCTACGACCTCGCGAACGCGGAGCTCGGCGCGGTCGAACTCTCCGATGGCCTCGGAGAGGCGAGCGACGTGGACCTCTTCGAGCACTTCCGGTTCGCGAACACCAGCTTCGACGGGTTCGACTTCGGGAACTACAAACAGGAACTCGCGGAGGCCAACTGGCAACTACACACCACGGTTGACGACGCGGAGTTCGTGAACCCCGGAAGACAGGACCTCATCGACGCGCTCGCCGTCGAAGACGAACTGGACGAGGCCGACGACGAGCTGGACGGGGAACTCTTCGACGAGGTCGATCACGTCGAGATGCTCCGAGAACAGACCGGACTGGACAGGGCAGTCATCGAAGAGATCGCCGACGCCGAAAATGCCTCGGAGATGCCGAGCAGCGAGACGCTGTACGAGATGACCGGCGACGAGGAGTTCCGCGAGACGACGACGGCCGCCGACCTCGAAAACACCTACCTGAAGGCCAAAAACGGCGCGGATCAGGTCGGCGACCGACACGTGGCCGCGCAGTTCTTCGTTCAGGAGATGAAGTACAGGCGGGCGAAAAACTACCAGTTCGTTCGAGACCCGGATCAGGACCTCGGTGTGCGGTTCGTCTCGGCGGGTAAGTGGCTCGGGAACTATCTGCTGCACCAGTCCTGCGGCTACGGAGAACGACTGTGGCGAGTCATCTACGCTTCGGTGGTCGTGGTCGTCGGATGGAGCTTCATGTACGCGACGCTCACGGAGGGGACGTCGGGAGACGCGGCGGGGCTGACCACCGAGGGACTCGACAGCCTCTCGCAGCTCGCGACGCCCGAGGGCATGGACATCATGGTGAAAAACCTCTACTTCAGCATCGTCACGTTCACCACTCTCGGGTACGGCGACATCCAGCCCGTCGGAACGCTGTCTCGGTTCCTCGCGGGCTTGGAGTCGTTCCTCGGCGCCCTTCTGGTCGCGCTCGTGGTGTTCGTCCTCGGTCGCCGCGTGTCGTGGTGA
- the pyrF gene encoding orotidine-5'-phosphate decarboxylase, giving the protein MGFFETLADRIDAADSVVSVGLDPDPSRLPEHVGDADLPRWAFNRRIIDATHEHAACYKPNAAFYEDPDGWRALRETAAYAEGKGVPVLLDAKRGDIGNTARRYAEVLDWVDAITVNPYLGRDALQPFLDRADKGVFALCRTSNPGGADLQDLELASGEPLYERVAALADVWNANDNVGLVVGATTPEELEAVREIVPEIPFLVPGVGAQGGDAEAAVEHGLAGRPDLPVDVGLVNSSRGIIFAGEESSRPGDEATYFGAAGDAAKRLKKRLNRHR; this is encoded by the coding sequence ATGGGCTTCTTCGAGACGCTCGCGGACCGGATCGACGCGGCCGACAGCGTCGTCTCGGTCGGGCTCGACCCCGACCCCAGCCGACTCCCCGAGCACGTGGGCGACGCCGACCTGCCCCGGTGGGCGTTCAACCGACGGATCATCGACGCGACCCACGAGCACGCCGCCTGCTACAAGCCGAACGCTGCCTTCTACGAGGACCCCGACGGCTGGCGCGCGCTCCGCGAGACCGCCGCCTACGCCGAGGGGAAGGGCGTCCCCGTCCTGCTCGACGCGAAGCGCGGCGACATCGGAAACACGGCGCGGCGGTACGCCGAGGTCCTCGACTGGGTCGACGCGATCACGGTGAACCCGTACCTCGGGCGCGACGCGCTCCAGCCGTTCCTCGACCGCGCCGACAAGGGCGTGTTCGCGCTCTGTCGCACCTCGAACCCGGGCGGCGCCGACCTCCAGGACCTCGAACTCGCCTCGGGCGAACCGCTCTACGAGCGCGTCGCGGCGCTCGCGGACGTGTGGAACGCGAACGACAACGTCGGGCTCGTCGTCGGCGCCACGACGCCCGAGGAGCTGGAGGCGGTCCGCGAGATCGTCCCCGAGATCCCCTTCCTCGTGCCCGGCGTCGGCGCGCAGGGCGGCGACGCCGAGGCCGCGGTCGAACACGGGCTCGCCGGTCGCCCCGACCTCCCGGTCGACGTCGGCCTCGTGAACTCCTCGCGGGGGATCATCTTCGCCGGCGAGGAGTCGAGCCGGCCCGGCGACGAGGCGACGTACTTCGGCGCCGCGGGCGACGCGGCGAAGCGGCTTAAAAAGCGGCTGAATCGGCACCGGTAG
- a CDS encoding TVP38/TMEM64 family protein encodes MKLFSSRADRRRGIAAAVGVAVLAVGFYVLVSRYAGFVTDAEALRTWLDQFGIFAPIVFIGIQALQVVVAPIPGQVVALVAGFLFGPLWGTVYSLTGVLIGSAVAFSLSKRYGRSFVENVIHEDVIERFDGFVDTVGVPGLFAFVIIPGLPDDAICFLSGLTKWSLPTFMGVIAVGRLPAYVLTVYAGGELASGRFLSAMALVALVVAASAVGYYKQEAVRDLVERVEPRLPF; translated from the coding sequence ATGAAACTCTTCTCCTCGCGGGCGGACCGCCGGCGGGGGATCGCGGCCGCGGTCGGCGTCGCGGTCCTCGCGGTCGGGTTCTACGTCCTCGTGAGCCGCTACGCGGGCTTTGTCACCGACGCCGAGGCCCTCCGGACGTGGCTCGACCAGTTCGGTATCTTCGCCCCCATCGTGTTCATCGGGATCCAGGCCCTCCAGGTCGTCGTCGCCCCGATACCGGGACAGGTCGTCGCCCTCGTCGCGGGCTTCCTCTTCGGCCCGCTATGGGGGACGGTGTACAGCCTCACCGGCGTGCTCATCGGCAGCGCGGTGGCCTTCTCGCTGTCGAAGCGGTACGGTCGCTCCTTCGTCGAGAACGTCATCCACGAGGACGTGATCGAGCGGTTCGACGGGTTCGTGGACACCGTCGGCGTCCCCGGACTGTTCGCGTTCGTCATCATTCCCGGCCTCCCCGACGACGCCATCTGCTTCCTGAGCGGGCTCACCAAGTGGTCGCTGCCCACATTCATGGGCGTCATCGCCGTCGGCCGCCTCCCGGCGTACGTGCTGACGGTGTACGCGGGCGGCGAACTGGCGAGCGGGCGGTTCCTCTCCGCGATGGCGCTCGTCGCGCTCGTCGTGGCCGCGTCCGCGGTCGGCTACTACAAGCAGGAGGCGGTCCGCGACCTCGTCGAGCGCGTCGAGCCGCGGCTGCCGTTCTGA
- a CDS encoding MFS transporter: MAGSTGGGLRESLSGPILKYYAYKATKAVEFYRPIMYLFFLAQDLSFTQIAVLEALYNLTTLFGEIPTGYVGDRVGRRNSLLIGTALISLTLLGIGLSSSFLQLAVLYVCWSLGYNFRSGSEDAWLYDTLTDDLSEDEFAGVRGRGESAALAVGAVAAILGGYLGSIDLSYPWFVAAGVTGLGVAVLLTLDEPEAYKRTDSEDLSLRRTVSIVREVLSRRRLRSLLLYYYVLYAAVTYLVFVFLQPIFETVVLDLGVSQLRVESLLGWFYAAYSLVGAVLTYYTGAIRERIGLRAWFLVLPFAVGGALIGMYFVPVLALPTFLLIRGVSDVTRSFAGQYVNDRVESLGRATVLSAMAMVSGLAVVPFQLGSGLLSDAVSPTFALGVGGAVLVVGAAAILLWEVPVGDDAVDGPNDDRA; this comes from the coding sequence ATGGCCGGTAGCACGGGCGGTGGCCTTCGGGAGTCGCTCTCCGGACCGATCCTGAAGTACTACGCCTACAAGGCGACGAAGGCGGTCGAGTTCTACCGGCCGATCATGTACCTCTTCTTTCTGGCGCAGGATCTCTCCTTCACGCAGATCGCCGTTCTGGAGGCGCTGTACAACCTGACGACGCTGTTCGGCGAGATCCCGACCGGCTACGTGGGCGACCGCGTCGGGCGTCGAAACAGCCTCCTCATCGGGACCGCGCTCATTTCCCTGACGCTCCTCGGTATCGGTCTGTCGAGTTCGTTCCTCCAGCTGGCCGTCCTCTACGTCTGCTGGTCGCTGGGGTACAACTTCCGCTCCGGAAGCGAGGACGCGTGGCTCTACGACACGCTCACCGACGACCTCTCCGAGGACGAGTTCGCCGGCGTTCGGGGTCGCGGCGAGTCGGCGGCGCTGGCCGTCGGCGCCGTCGCGGCGATCCTCGGCGGATACCTCGGTAGTATCGACCTCTCGTACCCGTGGTTCGTCGCGGCGGGCGTGACAGGCCTCGGCGTCGCGGTGCTGCTCACGCTCGACGAGCCCGAGGCGTACAAGCGCACCGACTCGGAGGACCTGAGCCTCCGCCGGACGGTCAGCATCGTGAGAGAGGTCCTCTCGCGCCGTCGGCTCCGGTCGCTGCTGTTGTACTACTACGTCCTGTACGCCGCGGTCACGTACCTCGTGTTCGTCTTTCTCCAGCCGATCTTCGAGACCGTCGTTCTCGACCTCGGCGTCTCGCAGTTGCGGGTCGAATCCCTGCTGGGCTGGTTCTACGCGGCGTACAGTCTCGTCGGCGCGGTGCTCACCTACTACACGGGAGCGATTCGGGAGCGCATCGGGCTGCGAGCGTGGTTCCTCGTCCTTCCGTTCGCCGTCGGCGGCGCGCTGATCGGGATGTACTTCGTCCCGGTGCTCGCGCTCCCGACGTTCCTCCTGATTCGGGGGGTGTCGGACGTCACGCGGTCGTTCGCCGGACAGTACGTCAACGACCGGGTGGAGAGCCTCGGTCGCGCGACCGTCCTGAGCGCGATGGCGATGGTCAGCGGGCTCGCCGTCGTGCCGTTCCAACTCGGCAGCGGCCTCCTCTCCGACGCCGTCTCCCCGACGTTCGCGCTGGGCGTCGGCGGCGCCGTCCTCGTCGTCGGGGCGGCGGCCATCCTCCTCTGGGAGGTCCCCGTCGGCGACGACGCGGTCGACGGTCCGAACGACGACCGGGCGTGA
- a CDS encoding GtrA family protein — protein sequence MVRALLRNLVSGPLAVQMRRFVIVGAFTAGIQMGLLWLFDNVAGLNYLLAATIAIEITIVLSYVLNNAWTFRASQNTGLSEYLGGLLKTNLVRGTAWPIQIGVLYALVEWGGMGALVANVPAILVSGLYRFVLDSQWTWS from the coding sequence ATGGTCCGCGCCCTGTTGCGCAACCTCGTGAGCGGACCGCTCGCGGTTCAAATGCGTCGGTTCGTGATCGTTGGCGCGTTCACCGCGGGGATACAGATGGGCTTGTTGTGGCTGTTCGACAACGTCGCCGGACTGAACTACCTCCTCGCCGCGACCATCGCAATCGAGATCACGATCGTCCTCTCGTACGTGCTCAACAACGCGTGGACGTTTCGGGCGAGTCAGAACACTGGCCTGTCCGAGTACCTCGGCGGACTGCTCAAGACGAACCTGGTTCGCGGGACCGCGTGGCCGATCCAGATCGGCGTGCTCTACGCGCTCGTCGAGTGGGGCGGGATGGGTGCGCTCGTCGCGAACGTGCCCGCGATCCTCGTCAGCGGGCTGTACCGTTTCGTCCTCGACTCGCAGTGGACGTGGAGCTGA
- the trmY gene encoding tRNA (pseudouridine(54)-N(1))-methyltransferase TrmY encodes MRQFVVVGRDVPTDPDAISLSDVPGAGRLDLLCRCVSAGVFLSHGIRESVRVHLVVADEFTVTFDSDTLRHLHPDERNVAARVRDALDAKADAIGHMPADVSPGVELRRMGLDATLDRLVSEDGRGPDGTLVQLHEEGDPLVDAEPPENPVFVLSDHHDFAESEADAIADRAERRLRVGPELLHADHTVTVVHNWLDTDGYAEY; translated from the coding sequence ATGCGCCAGTTCGTCGTCGTCGGCCGCGACGTGCCCACCGACCCCGACGCGATCTCGCTGTCGGACGTCCCCGGGGCCGGGCGGCTCGACCTGCTTTGCCGGTGCGTGAGCGCGGGCGTCTTCCTCTCGCACGGCATCCGCGAGTCGGTCCGGGTCCACCTCGTCGTCGCCGACGAGTTCACGGTCACCTTCGACTCCGACACGCTCCGGCACCTTCACCCCGACGAGCGCAACGTCGCCGCGCGGGTCCGCGACGCACTCGACGCGAAAGCCGACGCGATCGGCCACATGCCCGCGGACGTTTCGCCCGGGGTCGAGCTCCGTCGGATGGGCCTCGACGCGACGCTCGACCGACTCGTCAGCGAGGACGGTCGCGGCCCCGACGGGACGCTCGTCCAGCTCCACGAGGAGGGCGACCCGCTCGTCGACGCGGAGCCGCCCGAGAACCCAGTGTTCGTGCTCTCGGATCACCACGACTTCGCCGAATCGGAGGCCGATGCGATCGCCGACCGGGCCGAGCGACGACTGCGCGTCGGTCCCGAACTGCTCCACGCGGACCACACCGTCACCGTCGTCCACAACTGGCTCGACACGGATGGCTACGCCGAGTACTGA
- a CDS encoding CHY zinc finger protein: protein MPTDPSDRETTTAPDTDPRFEVPLRGIDVDPETRCAHWDDPVDVVALRFGCCEAFYPCDACHDAATDHEAVPWPRDRFDEPAVLCGACRTTLTGRAYLEADDACPACGAAFNPGCRKHRERYFEMEGTVDGDGDGDL from the coding sequence ATGCCGACCGACCCCTCCGACCGCGAGACGACGACCGCACCCGACACGGACCCCCGATTCGAGGTCCCCCTGCGCGGAATCGACGTCGATCCCGAGACGCGCTGCGCCCACTGGGACGACCCGGTCGACGTGGTCGCGCTCCGGTTCGGCTGCTGTGAGGCGTTCTACCCCTGCGACGCCTGCCACGACGCGGCGACCGACCACGAGGCGGTCCCGTGGCCCCGAGACCGCTTCGACGAGCCGGCGGTGCTGTGCGGCGCCTGCCGCACGACGCTCACCGGCCGCGCCTACCTCGAGGCCGACGACGCCTGCCCCGCGTGCGGCGCCGCGTTCAACCCCGGCTGCCGGAAGCACCGCGAACGGTACTTCGAGATGGAGGGGACAGTCGACGGAGATGGCGACGGCGATTTATAA
- a CDS encoding carboxylate--amine ligase, translating to MADTFRSTEGLIDALADAEFDRPPALVSNAHITGLGVARALDAHGVPVIALDRAGGDAGADAGTVTHDGLAPPSDAVDFAGAVTYPLDDLDGFREDVEAVVDAAGTEAVAFGCMDEWALSYAEADPDGVRLPFAGSETLDAVLNKSALYATCEALGVPYPETYRLAETAAAATREPDATVDEAADALGFPLVVKPELKRDFEEAFGTNVIEVADREEFADVVAAASEEGIAVMAQKRVDIATGRDHSLASYVPPSGRDDALAVVGNAAVRYPRNFGTSCLVETADEPAIEERALAVLDDAGYHGISESEFVYDEARDEFLLLDVNTRPWKWISMPVAAGANLPMAAYAAVTDASYESDGVEPTRWVYLRDYLSLLAGDDAFWDQLSAADWRRLVSGAFEREGDLTTGVYRPSDPSPAAKLFETEFVDREYYCSC from the coding sequence ATGGCAGACACCTTTCGGTCCACCGAGGGACTGATCGACGCGCTCGCGGACGCCGAGTTCGACCGGCCGCCGGCGCTCGTCAGCAACGCGCACATCACCGGCCTCGGCGTCGCTCGCGCGCTCGACGCCCACGGCGTGCCCGTGATCGCGCTCGACCGAGCGGGAGGCGACGCGGGCGCCGACGCCGGAACGGTCACCCACGACGGGCTCGCGCCGCCCTCGGACGCGGTCGACTTCGCGGGGGCGGTGACGTACCCGCTCGACGACCTCGACGGGTTCCGCGAGGACGTGGAGGCGGTCGTCGACGCCGCGGGAACCGAGGCGGTCGCGTTCGGCTGTATGGACGAGTGGGCGCTGTCGTACGCCGAGGCCGACCCCGACGGCGTCCGGCTCCCGTTCGCCGGGAGCGAGACGCTCGACGCGGTGTTGAACAAGTCGGCGCTGTACGCGACCTGCGAGGCGCTCGGCGTCCCCTACCCGGAGACGTACCGGTTGGCGGAGACCGCGGCCGCGGCGACGCGCGAGCCGGACGCGACGGTCGACGAGGCCGCCGACGCGCTCGGCTTCCCGCTGGTGGTGAAACCGGAGCTGAAGCGGGACTTCGAGGAGGCGTTCGGTACCAACGTGATCGAGGTCGCGGACCGCGAGGAGTTCGCGGACGTCGTCGCGGCCGCGAGCGAGGAGGGGATCGCGGTGATGGCCCAGAAGCGCGTCGACATCGCGACCGGAAGGGACCACTCGCTGGCCTCCTACGTCCCCCCGTCCGGACGCGACGACGCGCTCGCAGTCGTCGGCAACGCCGCGGTGCGGTACCCGCGCAACTTCGGCACCTCCTGTCTCGTCGAGACCGCGGACGAACCCGCGATCGAGGAGCGCGCGCTCGCCGTCCTCGACGACGCGGGCTACCACGGGATCAGCGAGTCGGAGTTCGTCTACGACGAGGCGCGCGACGAGTTCCTGCTGCTCGACGTCAACACCCGGCCGTGGAAGTGGATCTCGATGCCGGTCGCCGCGGGCGCGAACCTCCCGATGGCCGCCTACGCCGCGGTCACCGACGCGAGCTACGAGTCCGACGGCGTCGAGCCGACGCGGTGGGTGTACCTCCGCGACTACCTCTCGCTGCTCGCGGGCGACGACGCGTTCTGGGACCAGCTGTCGGCCGCCGACTGGCGCCGGCTCGTCTCAGGCGCCTTCGAGCGCGAGGGCGACCTGACGACCGGCGTCTACCGTCCCTCAGACCCGAGCCCGGCCGCGAAGCTGTTCGAGACCGAGTTCGTCGACCGCGAGTACTACTGCTCCTGCTAG